GCTGCTAAAGGTTATGTTGTTGTTGCACCAAACCGTCGCGGAATGCCTGGACATGGTGTTGAATGGAACGAGCAAATTAGTAAAGATTGGGGCGGGCAAGTTATGGACGATTACCTTTCTGCAATTGACGATGTGTCTAAAGAAAACTATGTTGATAAATCTCGTTTAGGTTGCGTTGGTGCAAGTTACGGAGGATATTCAGTATTTTATTTGGCTGGAATTCATAAAAACCGTTTCAAAACTTTTATCGCTCACGATGGTGTTTTCAACACGGTAAGTATGTTGGGAACTACTGAAGAGGTTTTCTTTAACAACTGGGATTTTGGTGGTGCTTATTGGGAAAAAGACAATGCTGTCGCTCAAAAAGCGTACACTACTTTTAATCCTGCAACTTTGGTTCAAAACTGGAACAAACCTATTTTAATTGTTCAGGGTGGAAAAGATTTCCGTGTGCCAATTGGACAAGGACAAGAGGCTTTTCAGGCTGCTCAATTAAGAGGAATCAAGAGTCGTTTGGTTTATTTCCCTGATGAAAATCACTGGGTTTTAAAACCACAAAATGCTCAGGTTTGGCAAGGTGAATTTTTTAAATGGTTAGAAGAAACACTTTAACAACATAAATTACAATAAAAAAAGCCGCAGATTTTATATAATCTGCGGCTTTTTTGTTTTTCTGACCTTTGAATTATGTAAGACATTAGCATTAATTTATCTTTTTAAAACAGTTTTTTTTAAATAAATTGCAGTTCATTACTTTATACAAGAATTTCCAAATCCTACTAATACATTTATGGAGAGCAAAAAAAGTTACACAGCGTTAAAAGTCCTCTTCAGTTATGTTGCATTACTGGCTTTGGTTGTTACTGTTGGATGGTTTTTATATTCGGAAAATGTAGTTTATAATAAATTAGAAGATAAAATTGCATTCGAAAAAACCAAAATTCTTAGAGTTAGTAAATTATTCTCTAATGTCTATAAAACGGAGAGTTTGGCGAGAAAAACAATTCAGACAAACTCTGAAGAAGACTTCAAAAGTTATCTCGTTGAAACAGATTCTTTAAAATCCCGAATCGATACTTTAAAACAAATTGTTACGACTCAATATCAAAAGACATTATTAGATAGTGTTACTTATTATTTGTCTGAAAAAACTAAAAACATTCAGCAATTAAAAACAATAAAAAACAAAGCTGACGACGAAGTTTCTGTAAATACTGCAATTGATGAAATCACAAAAATGGAGTTTAAACTTCGAAAATTAGAACTTCAGGATTTTACTAAAAACCCAAACCAATTAGGAAGTTATCAAAAAAATGTGCTTCAGAAATATGTTGATTATCTCAATCAGAATATTCCTGACGATAGTACAAATACATTAAGCAAACAAGCTTCGGATTCTATTCTTGCGAACTCGAAAAAGCTTTTGAGTTCTGTAAAAATGAGAGCCGAAAAGAAAAAGGAATCTCTGAATTTTCAGGAAAATAAATTATTAAAGAATGAAATTGCAATCTCTGAACAACTTCGAAAAGTACTTCGAATTATCGAAAGAGAAATCATTATTAACTCGATAAAAAATAATTCCTTAAAAGAAAAATCTCTTAAAAAAGTCAACGAAATTGTAACGGCTTCAGCTATTATTGGTTTAGTATTGACTTTGTTTTTCTCTATTTTGATTGTGAGCGATTACTCTAAATCGCAATTGTATAAAAAACAGCTTGAGATCGCCAATTTCAAAACTAAAAACTTGCTTAAAAGTCGCGAACAATTGATTTCGACAGTGAGTCATGATTTAAAAACGCCATTAAGTACAATTGTAGGTTATTCGGAACTTTTGGGTAATTCTGATGTTAATACGAAACAATCTTATTTCATTAAAAACATCAAAAATTCTTCCGAATATATTACGCAATTGGTTCAGGATTTACTTGATTTTTCTCAGATTGAAGCCGGAAAAATTTCGATAGAAAAAGTTCCATTTCTCTTGCCTGAAATTATTGACGAAGTTGCAAAAAGTATTCAGACAGTTTACAAACAAAAGAATATCGATCTTATTATTAATGTCGACGAAAAACTGAATTCAAGAATTGTTGGTGATCCGTTTCGATTGAAACAAATTTTGAGCAATATCATTGGTAATGCCTATAAATTTACGGAAGAAGGTTTTATCAAAATCAGCGCTTATATTAGTGATGAAAACTTTTTTACGATTACAATTGAAGACACGGGAATTGGAATTGAAAAATCGAATCAGAAATTAGTTTTTGAAGAATTTGCTCAGGCAAATGAAGGTATCGAAAAAAAATACGGAGGAACAGGTTTAGGCTTATCCATCTGTCAGAAGATAATCTCTATTTTAGGTGGAAATTTGCAACTTGAAAGTACTTTTGGAAAAGGAAGTACTTTTGAAATCCAACTTCCATTATTATTTGATACCAGCCAAAATTCAATTCCTGACGTTAAAAAAACAATCGCGAGAGATATTAAAAAACAAACTTTTATTGTTCTTGATGACGATATCAATCTTCTGAATTTAACGAGCGGTGTTTTAAGACAAGAAGGTCATAATGTATTGTCGTTTAATAGTGCGATTAAAGCGCTTGAAGCAATTAAAAACACTTCTTTTGACTTTGTGATTACAGATATCCAAATGCCGGAAATGGATGGTTTTGCTTTTCTTGAGAAATTAAAAAATTCCGGAAATGCTACTTATAAAAATCAACCTGTAATTGCATTAACGGGAAGAACTGATTTGGATTTTTCGGTTTATTCTAACGCCGGATTTACAACCGTAATTAAAAAGCCATATTCTCCTAAAGTATTATTGGAAACGATTGGGCATATTCTTGAAAATGACGAATTACCTAATACTGAAATTATAGGAAATGACGAAAATACTTCGTCGCAATTGTATTCGTTAAAAACGCTGAATGAATTTCTAGGCAATGATAATGAAGCTTTAAAAGAAGTTATAAAATCGTTTATAGAAAGCAGCGTCGAAAATCTAACTTTTCTGGAGAATGCAATTAATGAAGAAAACAGAGACGAAATCAAGTCGATTGCGCACAGAATTGCTCCTATGTTCAAACAAATTGAAGCACGAGAAATTGGTGATATTCTGAAAAAACTGGAGAAAAACGATTTTGAAATTTCCGAAATGAAAAGTATTTTTAATGATTTACAAGAAAAAACCAATTCACTTTTTGAAGTCTTAAAACAAGAAGTTCTTTAATCGATATTATATTGCTTCAATTTATTGTAAAGTGTCTTTCTGGTAATTTTTAATAATTTTGCGGCTTCAGATTTATTATTCTTTGCTTTTGACAAGGCATGAATAATTGCTTCTTTTTCGTTTTCGGATAATGAAAAATTACCATTGCCATTTTGTTGCTTTTGTATCTGAAAAAATTCTACCGGCAAAACATCGCTTTCAATATAATCTCCCTGAGATAAAAGTGTTGCACGTTTAACGCAATTTTGCAATTCACGTAGATTTCCAGGCCAATTGTAATTTTGGAAAATAGTAACGACTTCCGGTGAGAATCCAATTATATCTTTATTCAATTGCTGATTGGCTTTTTCCAGAAAATAATCTGCAAAAACCATCAAATCTTCGTCGCGATCTTTTAATGATGGAGAAAGAATAGAGAATTCATTGATTCTATGATATAAATCTTCTCTAAAATCGCCGTTTTTTACTGCTTCGCGCAAATCTTCGTTTGTTGCAGTAATAATCCTTATATCGACGTTAATTTCTTTATTGCTTCCAACTGGTTTTATTTTTCGTTCCTGAAGCGCTCTCAACAACTGAATTTGATTTTCGTATGAAAGGTTTCCTATTTCGTCCAAAAATATAGTTCCGCCATTTGCTGCTTCAAAATAACCAATCTTATCACTTATTGCGCCTGTAAAAGATCCTTTTAAATGTCCGAAAAATTCACTTGCTGCCAATTCTTTCGGAATCGCTCCGCAATCAACTGCAATAAAATTATTGTTTTTTCTGG
This genomic window from Flavobacterium sp. 9 contains:
- a CDS encoding ATP-binding protein, which translates into the protein MESKKSYTALKVLFSYVALLALVVTVGWFLYSENVVYNKLEDKIAFEKTKILRVSKLFSNVYKTESLARKTIQTNSEEDFKSYLVETDSLKSRIDTLKQIVTTQYQKTLLDSVTYYLSEKTKNIQQLKTIKNKADDEVSVNTAIDEITKMEFKLRKLELQDFTKNPNQLGSYQKNVLQKYVDYLNQNIPDDSTNTLSKQASDSILANSKKLLSSVKMRAEKKKESLNFQENKLLKNEIAISEQLRKVLRIIEREIIINSIKNNSLKEKSLKKVNEIVTASAIIGLVLTLFFSILIVSDYSKSQLYKKQLEIANFKTKNLLKSREQLISTVSHDLKTPLSTIVGYSELLGNSDVNTKQSYFIKNIKNSSEYITQLVQDLLDFSQIEAGKISIEKVPFLLPEIIDEVAKSIQTVYKQKNIDLIINVDEKLNSRIVGDPFRLKQILSNIIGNAYKFTEEGFIKISAYISDENFFTITIEDTGIGIEKSNQKLVFEEFAQANEGIEKKYGGTGLGLSICQKIISILGGNLQLESTFGKGSTFEIQLPLLFDTSQNSIPDVKKTIARDIKKQTFIVLDDDINLLNLTSGVLRQEGHNVLSFNSAIKALEAIKNTSFDFVITDIQMPEMDGFAFLEKLKNSGNATYKNQPVIALTGRTDLDFSVYSNAGFTTVIKKPYSPKVLLETIGHILENDELPNTEIIGNDENTSSQLYSLKTLNEFLGNDNEALKEVIKSFIESSVENLTFLENAINEENRDEIKSIAHRIAPMFKQIEAREIGDILKKLEKNDFEISEMKSIFNDLQEKTNSLFEVLKQEVL
- a CDS encoding sigma-54 dependent transcriptional regulator, which codes for MPKILLIEDDISFCKLLEKFLVKKAFEVTIAFSAAEAKIAIKNESFDLILTDLRLPDSDGIGLMSEFKISHPHIPVILMTGYSDVNTAVKAIKNGAADYISKPFNPDEVLLVITNALQNSEVEETPVKEKKSNKKPVATENEFVKGISVASKKLLDHIHLVSPTDMSVLIIGESGTGKEIIAKSIHQQSTRKNNNFIAVDCGAIPKELAASEFFGHLKGSFTGAISDKIGYFEAANGGTIFLDEIGNLSYENQIQLLRALQERKIKPVGSNKEINVDIRIITATNEDLREAVKNGDFREDLYHRINEFSILSPSLKDRDEDLMVFADYFLEKANQQLNKDIIGFSPEVVTIFQNYNWPGNLRELQNCVKRATLLSQGDYIESDVLPVEFFQIQKQQNGNGNFSLSENEKEAIIHALSKAKNNKSEAAKLLKITRKTLYNKLKQYNID